One Purpureocillium takamizusanense chromosome 1, complete sequence genomic window carries:
- a CDS encoding DNA-directed DNA polymerase (COG:L~EggNog:ENOG503NX09): MDTPREALRSKLASFAVLGRMKRCAAEEDDNDVADADGDGDARTREYAREQRDRDQRLRFFRPPWQLASESTSTGRGRDATAAKGARQAVMAVTTMETPRRVSSGSHGVIIAATQQHQSTVGAREEGRVGALLAGGAGCATDGETVIPDSAARPPTGKLPTTMTTADAQAAASSPSLQVGGAAAAARKRKRGGSAADPKLRPEREQVLRGLALYYIPNDDVAPARRLRIGKAREYGAAWTHSVAGATHVVVDKALEYRDVEKVLNAAAAAEGLGSSGGTRRPKVVNEDYPIDCIQFRALLDSGQSKYRVAGQPTEPRAEGEEDENGDKGPVPGKNVPPSSDESTRSLQVKAKRQDDPGKWDYVPPPGTPTRSEEPSHKDEAGTTTTPDDSHPVVLDLGRPARETTEEASVAAPHDGITGATKENDELSGYVAMMQEFKDLPLDHDDDEDNDNDETRSTAGNMTATSDSDEREASEEAADSRARGGKKARLRDKLKDTKFEDRFACNTAGELKASADNPNARTIEVLQSMADYYERINDHWRLTGYRKAIGTLKRQEVKVRTEEEAYRLPHIGRRLAQKIEEIATTDRLRRLEYAERGDDYDDDAVLQLFLGVYGVGTGQARRWMARGHRTLEDLWAQRATLLTASQRIGVEHHAELNARMPRREVEALAGVVRRAAAVVDREADIVVGGSYRRGAETCRDVDIIVTRPGTTSCAELRPLLDALVRRLEGEGFLMARLASSSSSNKDGGSKWHGCCALPLPLPTAQGASTDKTTTTTTTTTTGPWRRIDFLLVPESEMGGALLYFTGDDVFNRSMRLLASNKGMRLNQRGLFRDPHGAGGWTAGGGTGRTKKPPVGDGQLVEGRDERRIFEILGVRWREPHERWCR; this comes from the coding sequence ATGGACACGCCACGGGAAGCCCTGCGGAGCAAGCTCGCTTCCTTTGCGGTCCTCGGCCGCATGAAACGCTGCGCCGCTGAGGAAGACGACAATGATGTCGCCGATGctgatggtgatggtgacgcgCGTACTCGCGAGTATGCACGGGAGCAGCGAGATCGTGACCAGCGCCTGCGCTTCTTccggccgccgtggcagcTTGCATCCGAGTCGACTAGTAcggggcgcggccgcgatgcGACGGCCGCGAAAGGGGCACGCCAagcggtgatggcggtgacgacgatggagacgCCTAGGAGGGTGTCGTCTGGGTCACacggcgtcatcatcgcggcgacgcagcagcatcagagcaccgtgggcgcgcgcgaggagggccgTGTCGGTGCATTGCTCGCCGGGGGGGCTGGCTGTGCCACGGACGGGGAGACTGTTATACCAGACTCGgcagcgcgcccgcccacgggGAAGCTGCCGACTACGATGACAACGGCCGACGCACAGGcagcggcgtcatcgccctcACTGCAGGtgggcggtgccgccgccgccgcgaggaagcgcaagcgcgGGGGGAGTGCCGCAGACCCCAAGCTCCGTCCGGAGCGCGAGCAGGTGCTCAGGGGCCTCGCGCTCTACTACATacccaacgacgacgtggcgccggcgcgccggctgCGCATCGGCAAGGCGCGCGAGTAcggggcggcgtggacgcACAgcgtggcgggcgcgacgcaCGTCGTGGTggacaaggcgctcgagTACAGGGACGTGGAAAAGGTGCtcaacgcggcggcggcggcggagggcctCGGGAGTAGCggcgggacgcggcggccgaaaGTGGTCAACGAGGACTATCCCATCGACTGCATCCAGTTtcgcgcgctgctcgacaGCGGGCAGAGCAAGTATCGTGTCGCGGGACAGCCCACCGAGCCGCGcgcagagggcgaggaggacgagaacggGGACAAGGGGCCCGTCCCGGGGAAGAACGTGCCGCCCAGCTCGGAcgagtcgacgaggtcgctgCAGGTCAAGGCGAAGAGGCAGGATGACCCCGGCAAATGGGATtacgtgccgccgccgggcacgcCAACGAGAAGCGAAGAGCCGTCTcacaaggacgaggccgggacgacgacgacgccagaCGACTCTCACCCTGTCGTGTTGGACCTAGGTCGACCGGCGAGAGAGACGACCGAGGAGGCCTCGGTCGCTGCGCCTCACGACGGCATCACGGGAGCTACGAAGGAAAACGACGAACTGTCCGGCTACGTGGCGATGATGCAAGAGTTCAAAGACCTCCCGCTAgatcacgacgacgacgaggataacgacaacgacgagacGCGATCTACCGCTGGTAACATGACCGCGACATCAGACAGCGACGAGCGGGAAGCATCCGAAGAAGCCGCAGAcagccgcgcgcggggcggcaagaaggcgcggctgcgggacaagctcaaggacacCAAGTTCGAGGACCGGTTCGCGTGCAAcacggccggcgagctcaaggcgAGCGCGGACAACCCCAACGCGCGGACCATCGAGGTGCTGCAGAGCATGGCGGACTACTACGAGCGGATCAACGACCACTGGAGGCTGACGGGGTATCGCAAGGCCATCGGGACGCTGAAGCGGCAGGAGGTCAAGGTGCggaccgaggaggaggcgtaCCGTCTGCCGCACATTGGGCGACGGCTCGCGCAGAAGATTGAGGAGATTGCGACGACGGaccggctgcggcggctcgagtACGCGGAGAGgggcgacgactacgacgacgacgcggtgctGCAGCTGTTCCTGGGGGTGTACGGCGTGGGGACcgggcaggcgcggcggtggATGGCCCGGGGTCACCGCACGCTCGAGGACCTGTGGGCGCAGCGGGCGACGCTGCTGACGGCGAGCCAGCGCATCGGCGTGGAGCACCACGCGGAGCTCAACGCGCggatgccgcgccgcgaggtggaggcgctggcgggcgtggtgcggcgcgcggcggccgtcgtggaCCGGGAGGcggacatcgtcgtcgggggcAGCTACCGCCGCGGGGCCGAGACGtgccgcgacgtcgacatcatcgtgacgcggccggggacgacgagctgcgccgagCTGCGGCCGCTACTGGACGCgctggtgcggcggctcgagggggaggggttcctgatggcgcggctggcatcgtcgtcgtcgtctaaCAAGGACGGCGGGAGCAAGTGGCACGGGTGCTGCGCGCTGCCCTTGCCCCTGCCCACAGCGCAAGGCGCGAGCACggacaagacgacgacgacgacgacgacgacgacgacgggcccgtGGAGGCGCATCGACTTCCTCCTGGTGCCCGAGTCGGAaatgggcggcgcgctcctcTACTTtacgggcgacgacgtgttCAACCGGAGCatgcggctgctggcgtcCAACAAGGGCATGCGGCTGAACCAGCGGGGTCTGTTCCGGGATCCAcacggggccggcgggtggacggcgggaggggggacggggaggacgaagaagccgccggTGGGGGACGGGCAGCTGGTGGAGGGGCGGGACGAGAGGCGCATCTTTGAGATTCTGGGGGTGCGGTGGAGGGAGCCGCATGAGCGGTGGTGTAGATAG
- a CDS encoding uncharacterized protein (TransMembrane:4 (o6-25i54-76o103-124i144-165o)~EggNog:ENOG503PX36~SECRETED:SignalP(1-27~SECRETED:cutsite=AEA-LR~SECRETED:prob=0.6735)), translating to MVDPNTGIWGHFAHMLAAFLVLGTAEALRQDNFEIEAAGPVMLYRDADRRPGDWGAWASTGMAVVGIGGMMLLLSLPELLAMGSWTSPTAWWFADATSMRHTWIMATLLWPLNDVCETVVFCLWRERSRRRAERHMWVVCRPAWIVSLVTRLWGLLWWTSIWMLAALVDWGVEIYARGDAAVGVA from the exons ATGGTGGACCCGAACACGGGGATCTGGGGGCATTTCGCGCACATGCTGGCGGCGTTTCTTGTGCTGGGCACGGCGGAGGCGCTGAGGCAGGAC AACTTCGAgatcgaggcggcggggccggTGATGCTGTACCGCGACGCCGATCGCCGGCCTGGGGACTGGGGcgcgtgggcgtcgacgggcatggccgTGGTGGGCATCGGAGGCATGATGCTCTTGCTATCGCTGCCAGAACTACTCGCGATGGGGAGCTggacgagcccgacggcgTGGTGGTTCGCAGACGCGACGTCGATGCGGCACACGTGgatcatggcgacgctgctgtgGCCGCTCAACGACGTGTGCGAGACG GTTGTCTTCTGCCTCTGGCGGGAAAggtcgcgccggcgcgcggaGAGGCACATGTGGGTGGTGTGCCGGCCGGCGTGGATCGTCTCACTGGTGACGAGGCTGTGGGGGCTGCTGTGGTGGACGAGCATCtggatgctggcggcgctggtggacTGGGGCGTCGAGATTTACGCGCGGGGGGATGCTGCCGTGGGTGTGGCATGA
- a CDS encoding uncharacterized protein (COG:S~EggNog:ENOG503NW2H): MASPSPPPPAPGGFAVRPLAARAPSTSSSIVPDSDTASASSHVARDVRLPHHHHHHHHHLSHSQDHHYPQHHHHHSQSQSQSSLESSASSSSSSFPRHRPHHVSSHHQNPSTSSDALRNSPAHSPPSPAATPSAAPVSVSESTSIPPGAPPPSVVRVPIKRKPLSSTASIHSLVPSARSSNEFSFPLPPSYAAGLPKPDQRFARRQSIDSPTFYDFASSARASVPAAQSPLKLATVDSSPPDVGRVTSRDPQLDPPSAELSDVLSEYDDLISEGSDAPPDAARDGTPTNALEDSCDDIESLYADNINHSPFPPSSMFAPKPTPPHLKLNKVESSAADHAKRQSNESPPASSGTPPLDTSQYINKPLPKSPGQASPFASLFGWSHPSPSVTDFSSVPSPLSPTRNGSTNDALRTSKSLSNPRAANAAQANPINYCEHYLSTPPPSNSLSSIQVEEMEEELKAISSELAASIRREMDLEDLVDRLQEQANNPQAPSKRTSDYFSDSGYSSAKASDYDQSKEEIEKIQRRSEQEKASIRLELSNKLQDERSKRKALDQQIKDLAEKASQMDLAHMNNLDASDRVRDLENTCEDLRRRLSEERQSKTNFEDLLTALKGELQDACNERDNLRDEVVPQLRARVEGLESEAAEYANLTYESTKMQQQLQSLQKENTSLRNSQSGPPEGFRMSGLARSNSVAASSFRPRGPPPSAGLSRSGSVKNVQTESREQLAERLKDVEAQRDALHSALKNLLERQEFQNRENQKKIRILEMERQRLLSENPKKAGFEKDIKNLRTEINVLRRRAEDALEQKWQVEKGLVGLKMDLDRAEAEIADLRSLLKEKDILIPPSLARSSGSDAGIPSVPITSESLGRAYRELQDAYNDSLNRIKQLELHGTDGGTDEKTKLAMDRLEKSLAAAVSERDVAKQQVSALQGQVDGLAAVETHAVGRERSLAEELSESASRVEQLAAQVRQQLASNAQLRDRLAETVARGDTERKANSERISWLQERLHELEEQLVAAQTTSEERVGRHEEELSRLRDAHSEQLRRIGSGAGVGMTSAPKSPLLRTASGQAFVRASQAVPAKSFDEEIQIKALRERVTELEKALADAEAEIEQVVFKMNTAQIEVMNLQEEREGAIRETKRLQKVIEAEQAKSFEERFKTLSSVVA, from the exons ATGGCATCACcatctccccctcccccggctcCTGGAGGCTTCGCGGTTAGACCGCTTGCAGCACGGGCTccttcgacgtcgtcgtcgatcgTGCCCGACTCTGATACCGCCTCTGCTTCGTCTCATGTGGCCCGAGACGTCCGCCtgcctcaccaccaccaccaccaccaccatcaccttTCTCACAGTCAGGACCACCACTAccctcaacaccaccaccaccacagccagagccagagccagtcCTCCCTCGAGTcctcagcctcgtcgtcgtcttcctcgtttccacgccatcgccctcACCACGTGTCGTCACACCACCAGAACCCCTCGACCTCCTCTGACGCCCTTCGCAATAGTCCCGCCCATAGtcccccctcgcccgccgcgactCCGTCTGCCGCTCCCGTTTCTGTTTCGGAGTCGACGTCTATTCCACCGGGAGCCCCTCCGCCCTCCGTCGTCAGGGTCCCAATTAAGCGGAAACCATTGTCGTCAACGGCTTCGATCCACTCCCTAGTCCCATCTGCCCGCTCGTCAAACGAGTTTTCTTTCCCACTCCCCCCCTCGTACGCCGCCGGGTTACCCAAGCCCGACCAGAGGTTCGCGCGCCGTCAGTCCATCGACAGCCCAACATTTTACGACTTTGCGTCGTCCGCTCGGGCATCCGTGCCTGCTGCCCA GTCTCCTCTCAAGCTGGCGACTGTTGACAGCTCCCCTCCCGACGTGGGCCGAGTTACGTCAAGAGATCCTCAGTTGGACCCTCCGTCCGCAGAGCTGTCGGACGTTCTGTCCGAGTACGACGATCTGATCTCAGAGGGCTCGGACGCTCCACCGGATGCTGCTCGAGACGGCACCCCCACcaacgccctcgaggacagCTGCGACGACATTGAGTCGCTTTACGCCGATAATATTAATCATAGTCCCTTCCCGCCATCTTCCATGTTTGCACCGAAACCGACACCGCCACATCTCAAGCTCAACAAGGTAGAATCTTCGGCTGCGGACCACGCCAAGCGCCAGTCCAACGAATCACCACCAGCATCTTCGGGTACGCCACCACTCGACACCTCACAATACATCAACAAGCCGTTGCCCAAGTCTCCGGGCCAAGCATCACCCTTTGCCTCTTTGTTTGGTTGGAGCCATCCGTCGCCATCTGTAACTGACTTCTCATCCGTTCCCTCTCCTTTGTCGCCCACCAGGAACGGGTCGACAAATGACGCGCTGCGCACGAGCAAGTCTTTATCAAACCCCAGGGCAGCCAATGCGGCGCAAGCAAACCCCATCAACTACTGTGAACACTACCTGTCTACGCCACCCCCGTCCAACTCCCTTTCGTCCATTCAAGTCGAAGAGATGGAAGAAGAGCTGAAGGCCATCAGCTCCGAGCTGGCCGCGTCTATCCGGCGTGAGATGGACTTggaggacctcgtcgaccgccTTCAAGAACAAGCCAACAACCCACAAGCGCCTAGCAAGAGAACCAGCGATTATTTCTCAGACTCGGGCTACAGTTCAGCCAAGGCCAGCGATTACGACCAGAGCAAAGAGGAAATCGAAAAGATCCAACGGAGATCGGAGCAGGAAAAGGCGTCTATCCGTCTCGAGCTATCCAACAAGCTGCAAGATGAGAGGTCCAAAAGGAAAGCCCTCGATCAGCAGATCAAGGACCTGGCGGAGAAGGCATCGCAGATGGACCTGGCCCACATGAACAACCTCGATGCCAGCGACCGCGTTCGGGACCTGGAAAACACATGCGAGGACCTGCGGCGGAGGCTATCTGAAGAACGCCAGTCCAAGACCAACTTTGAGGACCTGCTCACCGCCCTCAAGGGCGAGCTCCAGGACGCGTGCAACGAGCGCGACAATCTCCGCGACGAGGTGGTTCCTCagctgcgggcgcgcgtTGAAGGGCTCGAGTCCGAAGCCGCCGAATATGCCAACCTCACTTACGAGTCCACTAAAATGCAGCAACAGCTGCAGTCTTTACAAAAAGAAAACACATCGCTTCGGAATTCGCAAAGCGGGCCGCCCGAGGGGTTCAGAATGTCggggctcgctcgctccaaTTCGGTGGCAGCCAGCTCCTTCAGGCCCCGCGGGCCGCCTCCCTCGGCCGGCTTGTCGCGATCGGGGAGTGTCAAGAACGTCCAGACCGAGTCTAgagagcagctcgccgagcgACTCAAGGACGTGGAAGCACAGAGAGACGCACTGCACAGCGCGCTCAAGAACCTGCTAGAGAGACAAGAGTTTCAGAACCGCGAGAACCAAAAGAAGATTCGTATCCTAGAGATGGAGCGCCAACGACTGCTGTCCGAGAACCCCAAAAAGGCTGGATTCGAAAAAGACATCAAGAACCTGCGCACAGAGATCAACGTgctccgacgacgggccgagGATGCACTCGAACAGAAGTGGCAGGTCGAGAAGGGTCTTGTGGGACTCAAGATGGACCTCGATAGGGCCGAGGCAGAGATTGCAGATCTTCGAAGCCTGCTCAAGGAAAAAGACATTCTCATCCCGCCGTCGCTTGCTCGGTCGAGCGGCTCCGATGCGGGCATACCCAGCGTACCCATTACGTCTGAGTCGCTCGGGAGGGCATACCGCGAGCTGCAGGACGCCTACAACGATTCACTGAACCGCATCAAGCAGCTTGAGCTGCacggcaccgacggcggcaccgacgaaAAGACCAAACTCGCCATGGACCGGCTGGAGAAGTcactggctgccgccgtctcagAGCGAGATGTCGCCAAGCAGCAGGTCTCGGCGCTCCAGGGCCAGGTGGATGGCCTGGCGGCTGTGGAGACGCATGCCGTCGGGCGCGAAAGGagcctggccgaggagctcagCGAGTCCGCGAGCCGGGTCGAGCAACTCGCCGCACAGGTGCGACAGCAACTGGCGAGCAACGCGCAGCTCCGGGATCGCCTGGCCGAGACTGTGGCACGAGGAGACACAGAGCGAAAAGCGAACTCGGAACGGATCAGCTGGCTTCAGGAGCGCCTGCACGAACTCGAGGAGCAGCTTGTCGCCGCGCAGACGACGTCGGaggagcgcgtcggccgccacgaggaggagctttCGCGGTTGCGCGACGCACAcagcgagcagctgcgccgcaTCGGAAGCGGAGCGGGCGTGGGCATGACGTCTGCGCCCAAGTCGCCTCTTCTCAGGACGGCTTCGGGGCAGGCTTTTGTCCGCGCGTCGCAGGCAGTGCCGGCCAAGAGCTTCGACGAGGAAATTCAGATCAAAGCACTGCGCGAGCGGGTGacggagctggagaaggcgCTCGcggatgccgaggccgagatcgagCAGGTCGTGTTTAAGATGAACACGGCGCAGATTGAGGTGATGAACctgcaggaggagcgcgagggaGCCATTCGAGAGACTAAGCGTCTCCAAAAGGTGATTGAAGCCGAACAGGCCAAGTCGTTTGAGGAACGCTTCAAGACGCtgagcagcgtcgtcgcctga
- the sin4 gene encoding Mediator of RNA polymerase II transcription subunit 16 (COG:S~EggNog:ENOG503NVYT) — translation MTADKMPLMLDDSINVELNTVDDLFGDDVALSLPVRNQGRHLHQRLDELRSRGCCQSVAWSRTGTIATLTPDGQALQLRFLRCNPRNGSWDLSEPTTCDLVKGSPTVPLVHLEWGATSSPDLAVIDSVGRVAIVSFPISLNHPFITRKWDADTVDDGHAVVGSHWLAVAPSNQQKPYNVTYGPANKQGHSYHYESSFVHAGGPSHPHSSKSALLCVTIGGMLKMYWSQNNNRTEETIMELESINSSDEVVTHAALASDKKFLFVALATSSLRLKLLKLEIQWGGPGSSSDKPMPSTARLNPALVETHLASTSWLNGSASEPTNDAGMEQLSHVHILPSILNSSAKNTAPPVIVTIRSRASVDGSYGTAQSIIDRWEAVEQRQNLHSAFEQLGGRRNSVSSDIAPSMKLKKLDPIVLNKVVIGFQAMQFGKVLVLTMSDGSVEFRDRFTFEEVYTGEDLNKVMNLRQVGWAFTDDGGPCQQVAFSPTYCSMVQLGDGGKVKWNKLHYPAGDIGNSMHEAHYAASIAGLAVTASSSMWYMSNYDDMLAIVQPFTSKKRFTQDWISELIRILKIQVDYSEEMHHDSLMRNAPLQSCLSIMHSLGFRGEARRRSFQSKFATVDINIRNVVILITLASNTPMNVREKMSPLDEHEVVDALTGCAKWSLELLSWLTDSLFGLMNDGDFTSRLVPQRFSEITAYLHEGNNVALHLLLSSCSRSFLSALCRRIAHLEALSNKIIDFYRKQTGEQAAAGKLPSPQLRMAYEKMHQVTTSSLVSATEFEKLLNVLGSDIRQAYQQFLPNLVKQGANAPQGKQIDVAIKTTQIQFEIGMLLGASPPLPFLPVIKKLFSKGLPALRDQTDPAQLFFANFGLLEMQDDDYSLRARRTSGTYVDLFKKVELRRSSTGSQWRRCARCASVMEDVFGSKPGFTFVLSQQRKCSCGGHWALLPKGKLVL, via the exons ATGACCGCCGACAAGATGCCGCTCATGCTCGACGACTCCATCAACGTCGAGCTCaacaccgtcgacgacctttTTGGCGACGATGTTGCGCTGTCGCTCCCCGTGAGGAACCAAGGCCGACACCTGCATCAgcggctcgacgagcttcgGAGTCGAGGATGCTGCCA ATCCGTCGCCTGGTCGAGGACTGGCACCATAGCGACACTGACGCCTGATGGTCAGGCCTTGCAGCTGCGTTTCCTCCGGTGCAATCCCCGGAATGGCTCCTGGGATCTCAgcgagccgacgacgtgTGACCTCGTCAAGGGATCGCCCACCGTCCCGCTTGTCCACCTGGAATGGGGCGCTACCAGCAGCCCCGACCTGGCCGTCATCGATTCCGTCGGCAGagtcgccatcgtcagctTCCCCATCTCCCTCAACCACCCTTTCATCACCCGCAAGTGGGACGCGGATactgtcgacgacggccacgccgTTGTGGGCAGCCactggctggccgtggcgccatCGAACCAGCAG AAACCTTACAATGTCACGTACGGCCCGGCAAACAAGCAGGGTCACTCATATCACTATGAAAGCTCGTTCGTGCATGCCGGCGGCCCCAGCCATCCTCACTCCTCCAAAAGCGCCTTGCTCTGTGTCACTATCGGCGGCATGCTCAAGATGTACTGGTCTCAGAACAACAACAGGACAGAAGAAACCATTATGGAACTCGAGAGCATCAACTCGTCGGATGAGGTTGTGACCCACGCGGCCCTTGCCTCGGATAAAA AATTCCTATTCGTTGCGCTTGCCACGTCGTCCTTGAGATTGAAGCTCCTCAAGTTAGAGATCCAATGGGGAGGCCCCGGCAGCTCGTCAGACAAGCCCATGCCGTCGACTGCTCGCTTGAATCCGGCCCTCGTTGAGACACACCTAGCCTCCACCAGCTGGCTTAATGGCAGTGCTAGTGAACCGACCAACGACGCGGGGATGGAGCAGCTATCGCATGTTCATATCCTACCGTCAATCTTGAACAGCTCAGCTAAGAACACGGCACCACCTGTCATCGTCACAATCAGATCGCGGGCTTCCGTCGACGGCTCTTATGGAACGGCACAGAGCATCATCGACCGCTGGGAGGCtgtcgagcagcggcagaaTCTGCATTCAGCCTTTGAGCAGCTCGGGGGCCGCAGAAATAGTGTCTCATCGGACATAGCACCATCGATGAAACTTAAGAAGCTCGATCCCATCGTTCTAAATAAGGTTGTTATTGGATTCCAGGCCATGCAGTTCGGCAAAGTTTTGGTCCTGACCATGTCCGACGGGTCTGTCGAGTTTCGCGACCGCTTCACGTTTGAAGAGGTCTATACCGGTGAAGATTTGAACAAGGTGATGAATTTACGACAGGTCGGCTGGGCCTTTACTGATGATGGGGGGCCTT GTCAACAAGTCGCCTTCTCACCCACGTACTGCTCCATGGTAcagctgggcgacggcggcaaggtcaaaTGGAACAAGCTTCACTATCCGGCGGGCGACATTGGTAACTCCATGCATGAGG CGCACTACGCAGCCAGCATTGCCGGTCTGGCCGTcacggcgtcctcgtccatgtgGTACATGAGCAACTACGACGACATGCTCGCCATTGTGCAACCATTCACATCTAAGAAAA GATTTACGCAAGACTGGATCAGTGAGCTCATACGCATACTCAAGATCCAGGTAGACTACTCGGAGGAGATGCACCACGACTCTCTCATGAGGAACGCACCGCTACAGTCATGCCTGAGCATCATGCACAGCCTGGGATTTCGTGGTgaggcgcggcgacggtcgtTTCAAAGCAAGTTTGCGACTGTAGACATCAACATTCGGAACGTGGTGATTCTCATTACGCTTGCGAGCAACACACCCATGAATGTCAGGGAGAAGATGAGTCCTCTGGATGAGCACG AAGTGGTTGACGCCCTCACTGGGTGCGCAAAATGGTCTTTGGAGTTGCTGTCCTGGCTGACCGACTCACTCTTCGGACTTATGAATGATGGGGACTTTACGTCGAGACTCGTGCCACAACGATTCTCCGAGATCACGGCGTATTTGCACGAAGGGAACAACGTGGCACTCCATCTTCTATTGAGTTCCTGCAGCCGGAGCTTCCTCTCTGCCTTGTGTCGTAGGATCGCACATCTAGAGGCGCTCAGCAATAAGATCATCGACTTTTATAGGAAGCAGACGGGAGAgcaggcggcagcgggaaAACTCCCCAGCCCTCAGCTGCGGATGGCATACGAGAAGATGCATCAGGTCACGACATCGAGCTTGGTGAGCGCGACGGAATTCGAAAAGCTGCTTAACGTGCTAGGATCCGACATCAGACAAGCATATCAGCAGTTCTTGCCAAACCTGGTCAAGCAGGGCGCCAACGCGCCGCAGGGCAAGCAGATTGACGTGGCCATCAAGACGACGCAGATCCAGTTCGAGATTGGGATGCTGCTTggggcatcgccgccactgccgttCCTGCCGGTGATCAAGAAGCTGTTCAGCAAGggcctgccggcgctgcgggaCCAGACGGACCCGGCGCAGCTCTTCTTTGCCAACTTTGGGCTTCTTGAGAtgcaggacgacgactacaGTCTCAGGGCTAGGCGCACCAGCGGGACATACGTGGACCTGTTCAAGAAGGTGGAGCTGCGACGGAGCAGCACAGGATCACAGTGGCGACGGTGCGCGCGATGCGCCTCGGTCATGGAGGACGTGTTCGGGAGCAAGCCCGGGTTCACGTTTGTGCTCAGCCAGCAGCGCAAATGCTCCTGCGGCGGGCATTGGGCGCTGTTGCCCAAGGGGAAGCTTGTGCTGTGA